In the genome of Pirellulales bacterium, the window CACGCAGAACCAACTAATTGATCGGTATGTTAAACCGGCTACAGCAAGCAACAGTAGCAATTCTGACAAAAAGCAATAGCCGACACGAACGGAGCGACTTATGGCAGAAGATAATTGCAGCGGAAAGCAATCCAATGGACAGAAATCTGTGCACTTGCAGGAGTCGCAAGGCGCGGTGAAACTGCCGACCAACACAAAAACAAATAAGCTCATTGATACTTACGTCAAAAAACCAGCAGACAATAATAAGTAGCATAGCAAGTAAGAATGCCCTCCAGTATTGAAGCGTTTGCGCTACTTCTCTTAGCCATTCTTCCTGGTTTTATCGCTGTTGCGGTAGAGAAAGCTTCTCGCCCGATTCGCACGCATGCCCCGATGGATGCCGTAGTGTGGTGCGCGTGTTATAGCATCGTAATCAACAGTGTTCTTATACTGGGTGGATCATGGATTGCCCTTAAATGGTATCAATTCGATCCTGCGCCATTGATTGATAAGGGCTGGCGGGAATGGGTCGGCGAAAGGATAAAGGCTGCTCCCCTCTCGGTCGAGTTTTTCTCATTGGGTTACTTAGCAGCGTCAATTGTTCTTGCGTTTCTCTTTGGCAAAATCATCGCACGAATTACGTGGACCCGAACACCTGTTTGGTACTTGGAAACGGTTCAACGAACTACGTGTTGGAGTTGGTTTCGTCTAAAGGGCAGGAGTGCATTGTCCGTAAAGGTTAATTTCAGTAATGGTGCTACCTATTTTGGCACTCTACAAGCCGTGCCGAAGGATTATGAAGTCTTGGTAGCAAAGGAAAAAGATTTCTCTATTGTTCGCGCTGTTTATGTTCCCCCACCGGGGAAAGATGGGACTGCGTCGGAACCAATAATCCTTGGTCAGGATGAGGTCGTGTTATTAAACACAAAAGATGTAGTAAGCATTCAAACAACCGAAGAACAACTGGATTCAGATGCTGGCACTCCGCAGCAGAATTCGGATTCCCATCCCATCGCGCCTTAGCAAGCGTGCTTATTCGCTTATTCAGGCCACAGTGCAAAAAGGATGGCGTAATCTTGACAGCGGCAAACAACACGCTAAGATGATCGTCGTTTGACAATTCGATCCGGCATTGGAACCACCAAGCCCGCACCCTTATCGGTCGCGGGCTTTTTTGTTGAAAGGTGTTTTATGATGCGCAGGTATAGATTATTAAAGCGTGTCTCTCACGAAGAGAGAGTAGTGATTGGCAAAGATGGAACGCCAGTTGAGTTGATTGAGGAAAAATACGAAGGTGGAGTAACTATCGTTCGGCGGCAATCCCGCAGTAGATTCTGGCCGGAGCGCCGGTCTCGTCGAAAGTAGACCTTGCTGGCAATGCTGTCACAAAGTTGCCCTTGCCTTGAGTTACTTTCCACGCAATGATTCCAGCGTCAGGCAATTCGCTCCTGCCTTTCGCAAACCAGAATCACAGTCGCTGTGATTTCTCCGCTTCGGCACAGCCGGTCAGCACAACGCTGATTGGCAATCTTCTATTTGCCGGAGCATCTACCATGCAATGGTCAAGTTTCGCGTTTCGTTGCCTAGCTCTTCTTTGTTTGACCGGTTTAGCTGTATTCGCAATCGAACACGGCTGGAATTTCCTAACGCTAGTGAGCATCGACGGCACGCTTGTCGTTGCACTGTTCAAGGCCGCTGGCGGACGCTGAAACGACTGCTACAATCAAGTCTGCCGATAAAATGTCGGCAAACTTCTGGCCGCGTAGGCACTGCCCCGCCTATGCGGCCTTTTGAATGCGCGCGAAACCTTGACGCTCTTGTGGGCTGCGCGGCCTCATGCAATGCCAGTGCACAGCATTTCGGTTGCCATTATCACAGGCCGCATACTTGTTACAAAAAGAATACGACAAAGTAAACGAGATGACAAATCCGCGCTTGCTCGCCTAATGCTCTTGCTGCTGGCCTTACTACCCGCCCGATACTCTAGCCAGCGACGGACCCCGCTTGCAATTTATTCAGGGATGGCGGCTATGTTTTATGCAAAGGGAATGTTTTGATGAAAACGAAAACAACACGGCAAAATAAATCGAAAATGCTTCTGCCCAGCAACAACTGGCTTAGAGCACACGGGCACGGCGGCGCGATTAAAGCGATGAAAGAGCGCCCAGATTTATTCAGACATATCCCGCGGGCAAAGCGGACTACAAGAGGATGACGTTTTTCCCGAAAGCAGAAACCGAGTGATTTGTCAGGCTGCGTCGCCACTACCACCGGTGGCGCGGCCTATTTCATCTAAAAGCCTGGAGGATTCATCATGGACGAAATGGAATACCTAGAACACTTGAAGGCAGCGCTCAGCCAATTCCTTCCGCAGCAGTATCGAGAATTCCAGTTACAGATTCTTCCGAGTGGTGGGAAGCGCGGTCCGAATAGCATGCCACCTATCGAAGTTAAGGCGGAGTTTCCACAATTCCCGACATTCGACATTCAAGAGATTGGCAGGAAACTAAATTGGCAGATAGTGAAAGCGGTGGATGATTTCACGCTGCATGGCATTTTTTTAGATCGGCAACTTACTTTGATTTTCGACGGCCCAGTATGATTCAAAACGACGCTATGCAACCGCCGCGTCAATCAGCGCCAGAATGACAGCGCGGATGTGTTCAGGGAGGGTCCGCCATGCGGTGATAACGCGTTCCAATTCAGAATCTAAAATCGTGGGGCCAGTTTTGGGGCCAGTGGGCGTAACAGACCCTTGTTTTCCCGACTGTTTTTTATTTCGTGGGGGACTTAAAATCCTTCGAGGGGTTACCCTCGTGCGGGTTCGATCCCCGCCTCGGCCACTAGTTCCCTATGGACGAAGAAAGGTGCATCAATCGAAATTCCGGCGAGCGCACGCAGTTACATTCAACGCTAATGGTCCCGAAGAGACTCTGCCCGATGCTTGATTCCAAGGTTCATTTTCCGCTGCATGATAGAGTGCGCGGGCTCCAGGAACATTCGACTGCGAAAGAAGTGCCTCAGCCCGCGGTCCCAGGTCACGCGGACGCGGATCACCAAGCGAGTGGCATTGTTCGGCTGCGGATGCACTGTGAACGCCCAGGTGAAAGCGCGATACGTGTGGAGTTTGAGAAAACTCGGATCGCGCGACATGGCAGGCTGAAAATCGGAACCGCCGGCCAATACGATGGCCCGCTGTGGCTCGGCGACTACGACCGTCAGCGGCGGCGCTTGCGGATGAAGTTTCACGCCATCGCCGACGCGGATGATTTGCCACTCGGGAACAATGCGGTCCGCATTACGAATTTGGCAGCCGAATAGATTTTCCAGCCAATCGTAACTGTAGAAGCCTGCGCGGCCTTGCCCCATCTGTACCAGCCACGGCCACACTTCACCAACAGGCGACTGAATGGTGATGGCATGGGTTGCTTGGGCCAACGGTCCCTGCACCAATTCGTCGCCGGGTAGTGGAAGCGACCGCTCTTCCGCCGTACTGCCCCAAGTCATATGCCAGGGTCGGATGACGAACCCATATGCGACGGCAACCAACGCCGCGCCTAGTACCACCCCCAAAGCATACACCCACGGGTCCATCGTTGTGTGCCGCAAGATAAGAGTGATCGATCACCAGCCGCCTGATTGACGGCATTGTAGCCACTTGTTATACAAGCGGACATCTTATCCTCCACCCTGTCGGAATCGAATGAGGCAGGCGCCGGCACAAGCGCGCGAAATCCATCGTGTTTTCGCCGCTTTTCGGCCTGAGGTAACGCCTGTGACAACCACTATTGCGTCAGACCGCGCGCGCCGTCTATTGCGAATGAGTGCGCCGAAGGTCTACGATTTCCAAGCCAGCGACGGTGTCGGGTTGCGGCTAACGCGTTATCAGGGAGGCCGCAAAGGTCCGGTGATTCTCTCGCCCGGCTTCGGCACTTCGGGACAAGCCTATTGCCTGGACACGGTGGACACTAATCTGCCCGAGTATCTATTTGCAAAAAACTACGATGTTTGGATTTTCGACTACCGTGCCAGCCCAGCGCTCCCTTCGGCGGCCACGCAGTTTACGTTGGACGACATTGCTGCTCGCGACTATCCGGCCGCGGTGAAATTAGTGCGCGAGGTCAGCCGGGCGGAGAGCGTGCAGTTTATGGCGCATTGTGTCGGCTCGTTGACATTCTTACTGGCAATGACACAAGGCTTGGAAGGCGTGCGCTCGGCCGTATCTTCCGCGCTCACCTTGCATCCGGTTGCTCCGCTGATAAACCGCGTCAAAGCCCGCTTCCGTTTGGCCACAGCATTGGCGGCAGTAGGAATGGGCACGCTCACTACCGACGTTCATGCGAATGCACATTTTGGCGAGCGCGCATTTGATCGGCTGCTCCGCTTTTATCCCAGCCACGATGGCTGCTCCAGTCCGTTCTGCCGGCGCGTGCTGTTTTTGTACGGCGAAGTTTACGACCACAGCAAGTTGAACCCGTCGACCCATCAAGCGCTGCCCGAAGTATTTGGCGTCGCCAATTTGACCACCTTCAAGCAAATTAGCCGGATGCTTAATAAAGGCCATGCCGTGAGCTCCGACGGCCGCGAGATTTACCTGCCCGAGGCCGCCCGCTTGCGGGTTCCCATCGCGTTTATACACGGAGAAAATAACCGCCTGTTTCTGCCTCGCGGCAGCCAGCAGACTTTCGATTACCTGTGCAAGATCAACGGGCCGGAATACTATGTACGCCACGTCATCCCCGACTATGCCCACATGGATTGCTTCGTCGGTAAAGATGCCGACCGCGATGTGTTTCCAATTGTGTTGGCGGAGTTGGATAAACATAACCCCGTAGGCTGAAGCTGCGGCCGCTGGTCATACTTAATTCTCATGAGAAACATCAGACAATGACGGCAAAGCATCGCCCCGGTTTCCTTGAGGATTTATGCACATACCCGCTGCTGTCAGCACTGGTGGAGCGCCGCACTCGGCGAGTGCCCCGCGGCGCATCGTTGGACGCAGGAGCATTGAGCCATTGCAGCAACAATCCGCCATCACCTTTGACCAGGCTCGAAGAAGCCGTGCTCATTTGTTCCCTGGGCGTAACGGGCATCACCACTCACGACGGCCCACTCAACAAGCAAGGCGGCGGCCAGGAATTGGGTACGCCGTTTATGAACATCGTGGCCCGCACCGGCAGCAGCGCCGACAATTGTCAGGCCACCAGCTTTTTCATGATCAACGACGAGGGCATTTGGCTGCTGAAATATCCCCGTGGGCGGG includes:
- a CDS encoding DUF6338 family protein; the encoded protein is MPSSIEAFALLLLAILPGFIAVAVEKASRPIRTHAPMDAVVWCACYSIVINSVLILGGSWIALKWYQFDPAPLIDKGWREWVGERIKAAPLSVEFFSLGYLAASIVLAFLFGKIIARITWTRTPVWYLETVQRTTCWSWFRLKGRSALSVKVNFSNGATYFGTLQAVPKDYEVLVAKEKDFSIVRAVYVPPPGKDGTASEPIILGQDEVVLLNTKDVVSIQTTEEQLDSDAGTPQQNSDSHPIAP